The Lactobacillus sp. ESL0680 genome has a segment encoding these proteins:
- a CDS encoding ribosomal L7Ae/L30e/S12e/Gadd45 family protein yields the protein MQNRQKALNLLGLAQRAGKLVSGLEIVLVGLKAKQIKVVILANDSHADTSEKITRAAEQNDVQVITEFSSDEISHTIGKERKVLGLTDAGFCKALVQKINEGV from the coding sequence TTGCAAAATAGACAAAAAGCATTAAATTTGCTGGGTCTGGCACAAAGAGCTGGAAAATTAGTTTCTGGGCTTGAAATTGTGCTAGTTGGCCTGAAAGCAAAGCAAATAAAGGTAGTTATTTTGGCTAATGATAGTCATGCCGATACAAGTGAGAAGATCACTAGAGCAGCTGAGCAGAATGACGTTCAAGTTATTACTGAATTTAGCAGCGATGAGATTTCACATACAATTGGTAAAGAACGTAAAGTATTGGGTTTAACCGATGCGGGTTTTTGCAAGGCATTAGTACAAAAGATTAATGAAGGAGTGTGA
- a CDS encoding YlxR family protein gives MKKRKIPMRKDLLTDTMQPKKELVRIVIDKDKNVAVDPSGKKPGRGAYVSLDPSKIKFAQDKGVLERSLGAKIPDSFYEELYSYVDHQKARKELFGDK, from the coding sequence TTGAAAAAAAGAAAAATTCCAATGCGGAAAGATCTATTAACTGATACGATGCAGCCGAAAAAAGAGCTGGTACGGATTGTGATTGACAAGGACAAGAACGTCGCAGTTGATCCTAGCGGTAAAAAGCCAGGTCGTGGTGCCTATGTATCATTAGATCCAAGTAAAATTAAATTTGCACAAGATAAAGGCGTCTTAGAGCGAAGTCTAGGGGCTAAAATACCAGATTCGTTTTATGAAGAGCTTTATTCCTATGTAGATCATCAAAAGGCAAGAAAAGAATTGTTTGGTGATAAATAG
- the nusA gene encoding transcription termination factor NusA, which yields MSKEMLEAFATLEKTKGIKQDVIVEAIKAALVAAYKKNYNQAQNVEVEFDERKGNFKLLAVKTVVDEVHDERLEYSLKDALNINKAYEVGDEIRFEVAPKDFGRIAAQTAKQVIMQHLREAERNHIIDEYSQYEDELITGTVERRDNRFVYVKIGNVEAVMPHNDQMPNETYNPQDQIRVLVTHVGSDSKGAQITVSRTAPNMVKRLFEQEVPEIFDGTVEIVSIAREAGDRTKIAVKSNDPNIDPVGTCVGQRGARVQNVVNELDGENIDVVKYEEDPSDFIANALNPAEVIAVQFGDNEDEKSALVIVPDYQLSLAIGKKGQNVRLAARLTGYKIDIRPESEVEFVDESSKAANEDNEAAAEVEADNATDENLETEAVAEEVEATDDNLEADTAQEQADITESEEEPDEE from the coding sequence ATGTCTAAAGAAATGCTAGAGGCGTTTGCTACTTTAGAGAAGACAAAAGGTATCAAGCAAGACGTTATTGTCGAAGCAATTAAGGCAGCTCTTGTTGCTGCTTATAAAAAGAACTATAATCAAGCACAAAATGTTGAAGTTGAATTTGATGAACGCAAGGGTAACTTCAAGTTATTAGCAGTTAAAACTGTTGTTGATGAGGTTCATGATGAACGACTTGAATATAGTTTAAAAGATGCTTTGAACATCAATAAGGCTTATGAAGTTGGCGATGAAATTCGTTTTGAAGTTGCACCAAAAGACTTTGGCCGAATTGCTGCGCAAACAGCTAAACAAGTTATTATGCAGCATTTACGTGAAGCAGAACGGAATCATATTATTGATGAATATTCACAATATGAGGATGAACTGATTACTGGTACAGTCGAAAGACGTGATAATCGCTTCGTTTATGTTAAAATTGGTAATGTTGAAGCCGTTATGCCGCATAATGACCAAATGCCTAACGAGACTTACAATCCTCAAGACCAAATTCGTGTCTTAGTAACCCATGTTGGTTCTGATTCTAAGGGTGCACAAATTACGGTTTCACGGACTGCTCCCAATATGGTCAAGCGTCTATTTGAGCAAGAAGTACCTGAGATTTTTGACGGTACCGTTGAAATTGTTTCAATTGCACGTGAAGCTGGTGATCGGACTAAGATTGCAGTGAAGTCAAACGATCCTAATATTGATCCTGTTGGTACTTGTGTTGGTCAACGCGGTGCCCGGGTTCAAAACGTGGTTAATGAACTTGACGGTGAAAACATCGACGTTGTTAAGTACGAAGAAGATCCGTCAGACTTTATTGCCAACGCATTAAATCCAGCTGAGGTAATTGCTGTTCAATTTGGCGATAATGAAGATGAGAAGAGTGCACTTGTAATTGTTCCTGATTATCAATTATCACTAGCAATTGGTAAAAAAGGTCAGAACGTTCGTTTAGCTGCGCGCTTAACTGGTTACAAGATTGATATTAGACCAGAGTCTGAAGTTGAATTCGTTGATGAAAGCAGTAAGGCTGCCAACGAAGACAATGAGGCAGCTGCAGAAGTTGAAGCTGACAATGCAACTGATGAAAATCTTGAAACTGAAGCTGTTGCAGAAGAAGTCGAAGCTACTGATGATAATTTAGAAGCTGATACTGCACAAGAGCAAGCAGATATTACTGAGTCTGAAGAAGAACCAGACGAAGAATAA
- the rimP gene encoding ribosome maturation factor RimP encodes MAKVTDLVLTEIEPIIAQRSDELVDIEYVKEKGQNYLRIYVDRENGIDMDEIVGLSELVSAKLDEITPDPFPEPYVLEISSPGVERPIKTKKDWQKALDNYIHVGLYQKVDGEKNYEGTLKSFTDDEIELEIKIKTRRKRLTIPRKLIANIRFAIEF; translated from the coding sequence TTGGCGAAAGTTACAGATCTTGTTCTTACAGAAATTGAACCGATAATTGCGCAGCGCAGCGATGAGTTGGTGGACATTGAATACGTAAAAGAAAAAGGCCAAAATTATTTAAGAATATATGTTGACCGTGAAAACGGAATTGATATGGATGAAATTGTTGGGCTTAGTGAACTAGTTTCAGCTAAACTTGATGAGATTACGCCTGATCCATTCCCAGAACCTTACGTTTTAGAAATATCTTCACCCGGTGTTGAGCGACCAATTAAGACGAAAAAGGATTGGCAAAAAGCACTTGATAATTATATTCACGTTGGTCTTTATCAGAAGGTTGATGGTGAAAAGAATTATGAAGGAACGCTCAAATCATTTACTGATGATGAAATCGAGTTAGAAATAAAGATTAAGACGAGACGGAAACGATTAACTATTCCCCGCAAGTTGATTGCAAATATCCGTTTTGCAATTGAATTTTAG
- a CDS encoding PolC-type DNA polymerase III codes for MTDKNKLFLHLLEQIHFPEQFADNDLLQKGEIENVDVYAKEHKWDIHVLFNTPLKFETYAALNKAINASFASFVKTRLFVRTQDGSDDYLTDYWRYAVQNSQILQPVAREFISSHEPKKEDGRWIIPVDNLVVDGLIEQKFLDQLAEEMRDFGFFNLKFVTQLDEQNTQSNLASLQQLQEQHEQSMQEAYNAAPPKEKPKPQTYPTKKTRYGNRKLDESLPITQIKDVVDGTRNVVIEGNIFNTESRELKSGAIIFTGEITDYTDSISFKKFVSDKEQIKSVADLKPGTWAKMQGSAADDQWQHDVVFNISSFEVVEHVGRTEKYQGDEKRVELHLHTNMSQLDATNTATDFILAAKKFGQKAIAITDHADVQSFPEAYNVGKKNGIKIVYGVEANMIDDHALLVLNPAPMTYENREFVIFDVETTGLSSVYDTIIEIGAVKMKDGEVIDRFDKFINPHHPLSEQTINLTSITDDMVSAADDEAVVIKQFQDFYGDRPLCGHNVQFDVGFVNAALRRTGLEEITQPVVDTLEVSRLLHPEQTRHTLDSLAKKYNVVLEHHHRANQDAEATGYLMFKLLDAFKAKFDEDDLGKMNDYAARGQVFKRARPSHMTILAKNQAGLKNMYRLVSIASTKDFYRIPRTPKSDLAQYHEGLLYGSGCLQGDVFVAMMQKGYDEARKKAKFYDYLEVQPPANYAQMIVDHLISDEAELEEILTNIYKLGKELNKPVVATGDAHYVEEHDAIYRTILISAQRSNPDRNKPQPDLHFYSTQEMLDAFSFLGEDAAKEIVITNPNKIAESTEEIAPIKDGLFPPHIDNADEEMKRLTYDKAYELYGKPLPKIVQDRLEMELNSIISNGYAVIYLISQRLVAKSNKDGYLVGSRGSVGSSLVATMSGITEVNPLAPHYRCPQCKYSKFFENGEYGSGYDLPDDKCPECGTELVKDGQDIPFATFLGFHGDKVPDIDLNFSGDYQPVAHNFIRVMFGPDNSYRAGTIATVADKTAYGYAKHYDEEKELNLRSAELDRLAAGVSGVKRTTGQHPAGIVVVPDDMDIYDFTPVQYPADDVHAAWLTTHFDFHSIHDNILKFDILGHDDPTMIRMLQDLSGIDPLTIPPDDPGVMSLFSSPKILGVKPEQIQSETGTLGVPEFGTRFVRGMLEETKPTTFSELLQISGLSHGTDVWLGNAEELINDGTCKLKNVIGCRDNIMMDLIHWGVKPEVAFSTMESVRHGRGISDEDMAVLKKNDKIPDWYIPSCLKIKYMFPKAHATAYILMALRIAWFKVYYPEIYYTAYFSVRADLFDLVAMSHGKNTVKKAMADIQNKGNDASAKDKSLLTVLEIANECLERGIKIKMVDINQSEATNFKILDQHTILAPFNAVPGLGNNAAKQIVAARTEQKFLSKEDLSKRGKVSQTIMDYLEDNGVLEGMPDQNQLSLF; via the coding sequence GTGACTGATAAAAACAAACTTTTTTTACACCTTTTAGAGCAGATTCATTTTCCTGAGCAATTTGCAGATAATGATTTACTTCAAAAAGGTGAAATTGAGAACGTGGATGTATACGCTAAGGAACATAAGTGGGATATCCATGTTCTTTTTAATACGCCGTTAAAATTTGAAACCTATGCGGCTTTGAACAAGGCAATTAATGCAAGTTTTGCTTCATTTGTCAAAACGCGTCTTTTTGTCCGTACCCAAGATGGGTCTGACGATTATTTGACTGATTATTGGCGTTATGCGGTTCAAAATTCACAAATTTTACAGCCGGTTGCGCGTGAATTTATCTCTAGTCACGAGCCCAAAAAAGAAGATGGGCGTTGGATTATTCCCGTTGACAATCTAGTGGTTGATGGTTTAATTGAGCAAAAATTCTTGGATCAGTTAGCTGAAGAAATGCGCGACTTTGGTTTCTTTAACCTAAAATTTGTAACACAGCTGGATGAGCAAAACACGCAGAGCAATTTGGCTAGTCTGCAGCAATTGCAGGAGCAGCATGAACAAAGTATGCAAGAAGCGTATAATGCGGCACCACCTAAAGAAAAGCCAAAACCGCAAACTTATCCGACAAAGAAGACGCGCTACGGCAACCGCAAGCTGGATGAAAGCCTGCCAATCACGCAAATTAAGGATGTCGTTGACGGCACTAGAAATGTCGTTATCGAAGGTAATATTTTTAATACCGAAAGTCGGGAATTAAAATCTGGCGCAATTATTTTTACTGGTGAAATTACAGATTATACCGATTCGATTTCTTTTAAGAAGTTTGTCTCTGATAAAGAGCAAATTAAAAGTGTTGCGGACTTGAAGCCCGGCACTTGGGCTAAGATGCAGGGGTCAGCTGCTGACGATCAGTGGCAGCATGATGTTGTGTTCAATATTTCTAGCTTTGAAGTTGTCGAACATGTCGGCAGAACCGAAAAGTATCAGGGTGATGAAAAGCGGGTTGAATTGCATCTTCATACTAATATGAGCCAGCTTGATGCTACGAATACGGCAACCGACTTTATTTTAGCTGCCAAAAAATTTGGTCAAAAAGCAATCGCAATCACTGACCATGCCGATGTGCAGTCCTTCCCTGAAGCTTATAACGTTGGTAAGAAAAACGGGATTAAAATTGTTTATGGCGTTGAAGCCAACATGATTGATGACCATGCTTTATTGGTACTAAATCCAGCGCCAATGACGTATGAAAACCGAGAATTTGTCATTTTTGACGTGGAAACGACTGGTTTATCATCGGTTTATGACACAATTATTGAAATTGGTGCCGTCAAGATGAAAGACGGTGAAGTCATTGACCGGTTCGATAAGTTCATTAATCCGCACCACCCATTAAGTGAGCAAACGATTAATTTGACTTCGATTACTGATGATATGGTTAGTGCGGCTGATGATGAAGCAGTTGTTATCAAACAATTTCAAGATTTTTATGGTGACCGGCCATTATGTGGCCACAATGTTCAGTTCGATGTTGGTTTTGTTAATGCGGCGTTAAGAAGAACTGGCCTTGAGGAAATTACCCAACCAGTTGTTGATACATTGGAAGTATCGCGCTTATTGCACCCAGAACAGACAAGACATACATTAGATTCGCTGGCTAAGAAGTACAATGTTGTACTGGAACATCACCACCGCGCTAATCAAGATGCCGAAGCAACAGGTTATTTGATGTTTAAACTGCTTGATGCCTTTAAGGCTAAGTTTGATGAAGATGACCTAGGTAAGATGAATGATTATGCCGCACGCGGTCAAGTCTTTAAGCGGGCGCGGCCGTCACACATGACAATTTTAGCTAAAAATCAGGCGGGACTTAAAAATATGTACCGGCTGGTTTCAATCGCCAGCACCAAAGACTTTTACCGGATACCACGAACACCAAAATCTGACCTCGCCCAATATCATGAGGGCTTACTGTATGGTTCTGGTTGTCTGCAGGGTGACGTTTTTGTGGCGATGATGCAAAAAGGTTATGATGAGGCACGTAAAAAGGCCAAGTTTTATGATTATCTTGAGGTTCAACCACCGGCAAATTACGCGCAGATGATTGTGGACCATTTGATTAGCGATGAAGCTGAACTAGAAGAAATTTTAACTAATATCTATAAGCTGGGTAAGGAATTGAATAAGCCGGTTGTGGCTACGGGGGATGCCCACTATGTTGAAGAACATGATGCTATTTACCGCACGATTTTGATTTCTGCTCAAAGAAGTAATCCGGATCGGAATAAACCGCAGCCTGACCTGCATTTTTATAGTACGCAGGAAATGTTAGATGCCTTTAGTTTTCTAGGTGAAGATGCTGCTAAAGAGATTGTGATTACTAATCCGAATAAGATTGCGGAATCAACTGAAGAAATCGCACCAATCAAGGATGGTTTGTTCCCACCGCACATTGATAATGCCGATGAAGAAATGAAACGGCTGACTTACGATAAGGCTTATGAACTTTACGGCAAGCCACTGCCTAAAATTGTTCAAGACCGGTTAGAAATGGAATTAAATTCGATTATTTCTAATGGTTATGCAGTTATTTATTTGATTTCACAGCGCTTGGTTGCTAAGTCGAATAAGGACGGTTACTTGGTTGGTTCGCGGGGTTCTGTTGGTTCAAGTTTAGTTGCAACAATGTCTGGAATTACGGAAGTTAATCCACTGGCGCCGCATTATCGGTGTCCGCAATGTAAGTATTCCAAGTTCTTTGAAAATGGTGAATATGGTTCAGGTTATGACTTGCCTGATGATAAGTGTCCTGAATGTGGTACAGAACTAGTCAAAGATGGTCAAGATATTCCGTTTGCGACTTTCTTAGGTTTCCATGGTGACAAGGTTCCTGATATCGATTTAAACTTCTCGGGTGACTATCAGCCAGTAGCGCATAACTTTATTCGGGTTATGTTTGGACCGGATAATTCTTATCGTGCGGGAACAATCGCGACGGTGGCAGACAAGACCGCTTATGGTTATGCCAAGCACTATGATGAGGAAAAAGAGCTTAACTTACGTAGTGCTGAGCTTGACCGATTGGCAGCAGGGGTCAGTGGGGTTAAACGGACTACTGGACAGCACCCCGCGGGAATTGTTGTTGTTCCTGATGATATGGACATTTATGATTTTACGCCGGTTCAATATCCAGCTGATGATGTGCATGCAGCCTGGCTGACCACCCACTTTGATTTTCACTCAATTCACGATAACATTTTAAAATTTGATATTTTGGGTCATGATGACCCAACAATGATCAGAATGCTGCAAGATTTGTCGGGAATTGATCCTTTGACCATTCCGCCAGATGATCCTGGTGTGATGTCGCTGTTTTCTAGTCCTAAGATTTTGGGCGTGAAGCCGGAACAAATCCAATCGGAAACAGGAACACTGGGTGTTCCGGAATTTGGTACCAGATTTGTTCGGGGGATGCTTGAAGAAACAAAGCCGACGACATTCTCTGAATTGTTACAGATTTCTGGTCTGTCACATGGGACGGATGTATGGCTGGGTAACGCTGAAGAACTAATTAACGATGGAACCTGCAAGTTGAAAAATGTAATTGGTTGTCGGGACAACATCATGATGGACTTGATCCACTGGGGTGTTAAGCCGGAAGTTGCGTTTTCAACAATGGAATCGGTGCGTCATGGTCGCGGAATTAGCGATGAGGATATGGCAGTTTTGAAGAAAAATGACAAGATTCCCGATTGGTATATCCCGTCATGTCTTAAAATCAAGTACATGTTCCCGAAGGCACATGCGACAGCTTATATCTTGATGGCGCTCAGAATTGCCTGGTTTAAAGTGTATTATCCTGAAATTTATTACACGGCTTACTTTTCCGTGCGTGCAGATTTATTTGACTTAGTTGCCATGAGCCATGGCAAAAACACGGTCAAAAAAGCAATGGCTGATATTCAGAATAAGGGTAACGATGCTTCTGCTAAAGACAAGAGTCTATTGACAGTATTGGAAATTGCCAATGAATGTTTGGAGCGGGGAATTAAGATTAAGATGGTTGACATCAATCAATCAGAAGCAACTAATTTTAAAATTCTCGATCAACATACAATTTTGGCACCGTTCAATGCCGTACCAGGACTGGGTAACAATGCGGCTAAGCAGATTGTTGCCGCTAGAACGGAACAAAAATTCTTGTCGAAAGAAGATTTGTCTAAACGAGGCAAAGTTTCGCAAACAATTATGGATTATTTGGAAGATAATGGGGTTTTGGAAGGAATGCCCGACCAAAATCAGTTATCATTATTTTAA
- a CDS encoding proline--tRNA ligase, giving the protein MRQSKLFMPTLKEAPSDAVAKSHQLMLRGGYIRQVTAGVYAYLPLGYRVLRKAENIMEEEMAKINVPEMSMPHFLPASLWEESGRLQKYGPEMFRLKDRHGRESLLGPTHEETFTEIVAKNIKSYKQMPIALYQIQTKYRDENRPRFGLLRGREFIMLDAYSFAATREQLDEQFDDEKRAFEAIYRRCGVQVNPVIADSGTMGGKNSTEFQAPAAIGEDTIATNETGTYSANLEMAVSDDTFKQEQEELQEMSEVATPDQETIADLVDFMNVPATRIVKSVLYIVNEKEHVLVLIRGDKQVNEVKLTHLLDADSLRTATDEELLAITGANKGGVGPVKADWADKIVADDTVKNLYNVVVGANKTGYQLKNVNLDRDFKVDQFGDIRVANEGEPDPVDHLPLKFTTSIEVGHIFKLGTYYTETMGADFLDQNGKTQPVIMGSYGIGVTRMLSAAVEQHATEHGIAWPKEIAPFSLHIVQMKMKDEAQTKLAEELEQKYSANYDVLYDDRNERAGVKFADADLVGAPIRIIIGKKASEGIVEVKRPTDEKSSEIAVTELDSFVNKELG; this is encoded by the coding sequence ATGCGTCAATCTAAATTATTTATGCCAACATTGAAAGAGGCACCTTCTGATGCTGTGGCTAAAAGTCACCAATTAATGTTGCGCGGTGGCTATATTCGCCAAGTTACAGCTGGTGTTTATGCTTATTTGCCACTAGGCTATCGCGTTTTACGTAAGGCTGAGAATATTATGGAAGAAGAAATGGCAAAAATTAATGTGCCAGAAATGTCCATGCCACATTTTCTGCCAGCTTCACTTTGGGAAGAATCAGGCCGGTTACAAAAGTATGGTCCAGAAATGTTCCGCTTAAAGGATCGTCATGGTCGTGAAAGTTTATTGGGGCCAACTCACGAAGAAACTTTCACCGAGATTGTCGCTAAAAACATTAAGAGCTACAAGCAGATGCCGATTGCACTGTACCAAATTCAAACTAAGTACCGTGATGAAAATCGTCCACGCTTTGGTTTATTGCGGGGACGCGAATTTATCATGCTTGATGCATATAGCTTTGCGGCAACTCGCGAACAACTTGATGAACAATTCGATGATGAGAAGCGGGCTTTTGAAGCAATCTATCGTCGCTGCGGCGTTCAAGTAAACCCAGTAATTGCCGATTCCGGTACAATGGGTGGTAAGAACTCAACTGAATTCCAAGCTCCTGCTGCAATTGGTGAGGATACTATTGCAACTAATGAAACTGGTACTTATTCAGCTAACCTTGAAATGGCAGTTAGTGACGATACCTTTAAGCAAGAGCAAGAAGAATTGCAAGAAATGTCTGAGGTTGCTACACCAGATCAAGAAACAATTGCTGATTTAGTTGATTTTATGAACGTGCCTGCAACCAGAATTGTTAAGAGTGTTCTCTACATTGTTAACGAAAAAGAACACGTACTAGTTTTGATTCGTGGTGATAAGCAAGTAAATGAAGTCAAGTTGACGCACTTACTTGATGCTGATTCATTAAGAACAGCAACTGATGAAGAATTACTAGCAATTACTGGTGCTAACAAGGGCGGCGTTGGTCCAGTTAAGGCTGATTGGGCTGATAAGATTGTTGCTGATGACACAGTAAAGAACCTTTACAACGTAGTTGTTGGTGCTAATAAGACTGGTTACCAATTAAAGAATGTCAACCTTGACCGTGACTTTAAGGTCGATCAATTTGGTGACATTCGCGTAGCTAACGAAGGTGAACCTGATCCAGTCGATCATTTACCATTGAAATTTACAACTTCTATTGAAGTTGGTCATATTTTCAAGTTAGGTACTTATTATACTGAGACCATGGGTGCTGACTTCTTAGATCAGAACGGTAAGACGCAGCCAGTAATCATGGGGTCATACGGTATCGGTGTTACTAGAATGTTGTCAGCTGCTGTAGAACAACATGCGACAGAACACGGTATTGCTTGGCCTAAAGAAATTGCGCCATTTAGTTTGCACATTGTCCAAATGAAGATGAAGGATGAAGCACAAACTAAACTAGCTGAAGAATTAGAGCAAAAATACAGCGCTAATTATGATGTATTGTATGATGATCGTAATGAACGTGCGGGTGTTAAGTTTGCTGATGCTGACTTGGTTGGTGCACCAATTCGAATTATAATTGGTAAAAAGGCTAGCGAGGGCATTGTCGAAGTTAAGCGCCCAACCGATGAGAAGTCTAGTGAAATTGCAGTTACTGAATTAGATAGTTTTGTAAATAAAGAGTTAGGATAA
- the rseP gene encoding RIP metalloprotease RseP: MKGILIFLVVFGILVFVHEFGHFIVAKKCGILVREFSIGMGPKLFQVWRNPTTYTIRWLPLGGYVRLASKDDEAKLDPGMTVILQLNEQNEVVKIDASESDIPIEGIPVQVTKSDLVDELVITGYENGDEEKLVTYQVNHNATIIDQSKTELVIAPRDTQFQQANVWQKLATNIAGPLMNIILGFVVFLIWTFTVPGPATTTIGQVNPGSSAQVAKIKPGDKFVAINGHQTSSFNDLAAQVDQSKGKTIAITLIENGQKKVVKVRPKAVKSQGQTSYQIGILARSDEHASAKLKRGWDTAVSTTGMIFNAVGGLFRHFSLNKLSGPVGIYSETSQVSKMGFSYILAFLAMISINLGIVNLIPIPGLDGGKFLLNIIEIIRRKPISEDHEAIVELIGFGLLLVLIIAVTGNDIYRYFIK; encoded by the coding sequence TTGAAGGGCATACTAATCTTTTTAGTTGTATTTGGCATTCTTGTTTTTGTTCATGAATTTGGTCACTTTATTGTCGCTAAAAAATGCGGTATTTTGGTGCGGGAATTTTCCATTGGAATGGGACCGAAGCTTTTTCAAGTGTGGCGTAATCCAACTACTTATACAATTCGTTGGCTGCCGTTAGGCGGATATGTACGTTTGGCAAGTAAAGATGATGAGGCCAAATTAGATCCAGGGATGACGGTTATCTTACAATTGAACGAACAAAATGAAGTGGTAAAAATTGATGCTTCAGAATCCGATATTCCAATTGAAGGTATTCCCGTTCAAGTCACTAAGTCTGACTTAGTCGATGAATTGGTCATTACTGGATATGAAAATGGTGATGAAGAAAAGCTGGTTACTTATCAGGTTAATCATAATGCTACAATCATCGATCAATCTAAGACTGAATTAGTAATTGCCCCACGGGATACTCAATTTCAACAGGCAAATGTCTGGCAAAAGCTTGCGACTAACATAGCTGGTCCATTAATGAATATTATTTTGGGCTTTGTAGTTTTTTTAATCTGGACATTTACAGTTCCTGGTCCTGCAACGACAACGATTGGGCAGGTTAATCCGGGGTCATCGGCACAAGTTGCTAAGATTAAGCCTGGAGACAAGTTTGTCGCAATCAATGGTCACCAAACGTCTTCTTTTAACGACCTTGCAGCACAAGTCGATCAAAGTAAGGGAAAAACAATTGCAATTACTCTGATTGAAAACGGCCAAAAGAAAGTCGTTAAGGTGCGCCCAAAGGCTGTTAAGTCGCAAGGACAAACAAGCTATCAAATTGGGATTTTGGCACGCAGTGATGAGCATGCAAGTGCAAAATTGAAGCGTGGCTGGGATACTGCTGTATCTACCACAGGCATGATTTTTAATGCTGTCGGTGGCTTATTTAGACACTTCAGTTTAAACAAGTTATCTGGTCCAGTTGGTATTTATTCGGAAACTTCACAAGTTTCTAAAATGGGCTTTTCTTACATTCTTGCCTTCTTGGCAATGATTTCAATCAACTTAGGAATTGTCAATCTAATTCCAATTCCTGGTCTTGATGGTGGTAAGTTCTTGCTCAATATTATTGAAATTATCCGCAGAAAGCCAATTTCTGAAGATCACGAAGCAATTGTTGAACTAATCGGCTTTGGCTTATTGTTAGTTCTAATTATTGCGGTTACTGGTAATGATATTTATCGTTACTTTATTAAATAG
- a CDS encoding phosphatidate cytidylyltransferase: MKQRVITAVIALILFIPIVIAGGLWMDWLTVAFAAVGISEVFLMKKQILVSVNFLLALLATIIWAVPDSFIKGMPWHWSKYGMYFAVIMLMLTWTVLSKNKTTFDDVGVYTLASLYIGTGFHYMAAIRNSNNGLALLCYVFVVVWLTDTGAYMIGRKAGKHKLWPVISPNKTWEGSIGGTICAVICAAIYVYCVKVGYPQVQMIIIAFFLSIVGQMGDLVESAYKRYYGVKDSGKILPGHGGILDRFDSMLFVLPVVAALLGIMH; the protein is encoded by the coding sequence ATGAAACAACGTGTTATTACAGCAGTTATTGCTTTAATTTTATTTATTCCGATTGTTATCGCTGGTGGTCTTTGGATGGACTGGCTGACTGTGGCTTTTGCGGCAGTGGGTATCAGTGAAGTTTTCTTAATGAAAAAACAAATTCTGGTGTCAGTTAATTTTTTGCTGGCATTATTAGCAACCATTATTTGGGCTGTGCCGGATAGTTTCATTAAGGGAATGCCATGGCATTGGTCAAAGTACGGTATGTACTTTGCCGTTATTATGTTAATGCTGACATGGACAGTTTTATCAAAAAATAAAACGACCTTTGATGACGTTGGTGTCTATACATTGGCATCACTGTACATTGGGACAGGTTTTCACTATATGGCAGCCATTAGAAACAGTAACAACGGGTTAGCCCTTTTGTGCTATGTCTTTGTTGTGGTTTGGTTGACCGATACTGGTGCGTACATGATTGGCCGCAAGGCTGGTAAGCATAAGTTATGGCCAGTAATTAGTCCGAATAAGACCTGGGAAGGTTCAATCGGCGGAACTATTTGTGCGGTTATTTGTGCGGCAATTTACGTCTACTGTGTTAAAGTAGGTTACCCACAAGTACAAATGATTATCATTGCCTTCTTCCTTTCAATTGTAGGACAAATGGGAGACTTGGTAGAATCTGCTTATAAACGTTATTACGGCGTAAAAGATTCTGGTAAAATTTTGCCGGGCCACGGTGGTATCTTGGACCGGTTCGACAGTATGCTATTTGTATTACCAGTAGTTGCTGCTTTGTTAGGTATTATGCACTAG